The Caldisalinibacter kiritimatiensis genomic sequence TTTCAACCTGGATATATAGCTTGATTATAGCATATACTGTAAATATACTTTCTTAAGCAAGAACAAAGTCGACTTCGTCGATTTGTTAGTTAGTTGTTTGTAGCAAGTAGCTGTTAGCCTAAAAATAAAAAAACTACCGGTTGACCGGTAGTTTAAATTAATATTCGTTTGCAAATACAGGTAATCCCTCTGGCTCAAAGAATTCGAGCCCTGCTTCTTCTAATGTCTTGCCCTCAATTAATATCTCATATCCTGCAATATCATTAAACTGCTGAAGCGTAAGCCCAATATTTTTACTCATCATATCAAACTGAACTTGACTTGAAATAGCTTCATTCGACTCTAGGTTTATATCTATGTATGCAACTCCTTCTCTTACTGATACGTCACTTAATTCTACGCCTAAAGGTATATCTGTATATAGTCCTGTCAATTCAGGTGGGCCATTAAATAACTCTCTTAACGCCTTAGATACATTAACGTTGTCACCAGATATAGGTAATGTAACCGGTACATAATATTCATACTCACCGTTACTTGTTCCTTTATAATATACAACTATCCTAGAGTCTCCATTAGCTCCTATATCTAATAAGTTTATATCTTTTCTCTCTATAGGTTGAGCTACTTTAGTTCCATATTCTAGTTCATTAATAATTTGTCCTTCAAACATAAATTGCACTTTATCTATTGTTGGAAATTCAGTTAACGTATAAACTATACCTTTTACTATATTCTCTTCTTCTTTTTTAGATTGATAATTCAATATATCATTTGTAAAGTTTACCTTGCATAATCCATCGTTTATAGACATGCCTATTATCTCAGTTCCTGCAGGAATTATTGGCATAAGTCCAATCTGTGCAATATCTTCTGTTACAACAGGGTCAGCTATCATGTTACTAAGGGCAGCTTTTGCTATACCTGTTTCCCAAGGTATTTCTCGTTTTACAGGAACTAAATAGCCATTTTCATTTTGGAAATACAATACCGTATCTCTCATGTTTACATCATTAGAAATTTCTATATCTTCTTCATCACTTCTCACTATTTCAACTTCAGATTCTTCTTCTGATACTAATCCTTTCATCACATCAATTGCTTTACAACCGTAAAAGCTTAAGCTTAAAGCAAAAACTAATACTATAAGTAATATTTTCTTATACATATACTTACCCCCCTTACTATTACTTGCTTTATAAATTATATTAATAATAGGGGGAGACTATGATTAAATTATTATATTAATTGTGATTAAACACTTCTTCTTCAAAATATCTAATTATACCATTTAGCATCCCTTCAACTGCTTTCTCTTGATACTCCTCAGTAAGTATTTTCTTTTCTTCTTCAGGATTAGTCAAGAATCCTAACTCTACAAGTGCTGCTACCATCTTAGTTTCTCTAACCACAACTAATTCAGGCCTTCTTCTTATTCCCATATCGTTAGCATTTAAAGCTTTTAAAACTTCTTGATGTATAGCATTAGCTACAGGGAAATTATCTTCACTTTTTACTGTACTCTCATAAGAAGGACAATAAAAAGTCTGTATTCCTTTTATATCTTGATTTGGATGTGCATTGAAATGTATACTTATGAATAAATCACCATTACTCTCATTAGCAATATCTGCTCTTTCATATAAACCTATATATTTGTCAGTTTCTCTAATCATTAAAGTTTTGAAACCTGCTGCTTTAAGTCTTTCATTTAATTCTTTTGCAACTCTAAGGTTCAATTCCTTCTCTAGAACCTTGAAAGTAGGAGCTGTTGCACCCGGGTCCTTACCTCCATGACCTGCATCTATGATTATCAACTTATCTTTAAATCTTTCATCTTTACCCATAAATTTTAAAGCTATCTCTTCATCTTCAGCCTTAGAATCTATTTTATATGTAATATTTTGATTATATTTAATGGTAATAGTCTTATAATCTCCCTGCTCTTCAACTAATATATAGTTTATATACTCATCATTTATTAACTGCATACCTGTCATTATATCTATATTATCCTTTAGCATTTTTATCTCCATAACTTTACTTTCTTCAGAATAATTAACATTATAAGTTGTAGGTTTATTTAGTTTAATTGTTAATCTCTTATAAATATCATCATTTTCATAATTTATTGGTTCAAAATCTTTATCATCTACATATAATATTAGTTTATTCTCTTCAATAGCAGTCATAAAATTAGGTCTTTCTTCATTTTCTTTTACATCTAAAACTACCCTAACTATTTTATCTTCACTATTATATAGATTATCTGATTCAAATTGAGATGTTCTAATACCTTTTACATAATCAGTTTCTATATCATACTTAAGTTTTTCACTATCTAAAAGTGAAGTCATAAGGTCAACTACAATTCTATCTGGATTAGACAATCTCATTATGTTGTACTCAGGCAAATTAGTATTATATATAACTATTCCTTCCCTATCTTCTACTTCTTCAAGTTCTATATCTTTTACTTTATTAACAAAACTTAATTGTAAGCCATTATCTTCCGTCTCTATTTTATATCCTATAAACTGCTCTAAATCTATAACTATTCTGGTAATATCAGGCTCATAAGAGAACTGTGAAGCTCTTACGTTTTTTATAGGATACTCATCTACCTTTATATTTACAGTTCCTTTTGAATCTAGTAACTCTTCATTAGATATATTGAGCTTAGTATAAGGTATATCAATAACTAGCCTATAAGGCTCTTCTAATAATATCTCATCATACTCTACCTTTCCAGTAGTTTTTATTGTTACTTTAGGTAAAACACTCTCTTTTTTTTCCACTATTATGTCAGTAACTTCTTCCTTCATACCTACTATAGCTGTCCATGTCTCTGGGTCCCAACTCACTTCACAGCCTAGTTCTTCTGCTACAAATCTTATCGGAACCATTGTTCTATCATTGATAATCTTTGCTGGTACATCGTAAGGTAATTTTTTTTCCTCTCCATCTATTATTACTTTACTACTATCTATTGTAAGTAATATATTTTTATCTCCTATGTCCAAAGAAACTTGATAGTTCTCAGCATCCCATCCAACTTCTCCACCTAAATATTCAGTAACAAACCTCACAGGTACTAACGTTCTCGAATCATAAAGCATAGCAGGGACATCAGATTTCATTTGTTCTCCATTTATTAATACATTAATCTTTTTAACCATTATTGTCTTACCATCAACTCTTACTTCAATCTTTTCAGGTTCTTTAGTTTCATTGTCTGCAAATACTCCTTGTACCATAGATAACAATAAAACAATTGTTAAGATAATTGCTACAATCTTTCGCATGGAATGTCCCCCTTTTTTTAAAAAACATTATGATTTTTAGCACTCAATTTATATATATCATTTTTTGAAATATTGAGTCAATAAATATAGAATTTTGTAATATGAATTTAATATAAAAAGCGGCTTTATGCCGCTTTAGGTACTTGGTACTAGGTATTTAGTACTAGTAGTGCAATTTTAAATTTCTCTTACGTCTCCTTGTACATTATCTAATACTTCTCTACTTGATTTTCTCCAAATTATTATTTGTATGGACGTTTTTTTATTTTTATAAATTCTCAATTACTTATATCACCTTATAAAGCTCATCACTTTCTGGTGGAGCAATTTCTTCTATTTCATCTCCATCTTTCATAAAAACACCTGATTCAGTTACTTCTCCTATAACAGTAATAACTATACTATTTTTTCTCAGTTCTTGCTTTATTATATCTACTTTCTCATTACCGCAAACAATGAGCATACTGCCACTAGAAATTAATCTTAATGGGTCAATATTATAAAAATCACATATTTTCTTTGTACTCTCGGCTATTGGTATATCAGTCTTATTTATAAGCACTCCTTTTTTTATAGCCTTTGATGCTTCCCAAACTGCTCCGAGAACACCACCTTCAGTTATATCGTGCATATATTTTACTCCTATTTCTCCACATATCATTCCTTCTTTAACTACACTAATATCGTTTATAAATCCTTTTGCTTGCTTTAATAATTCCTGTGAGATTTCCGTACTTAAAGTTTCTTCTAATTCACTAGCTATAATACTAGTTCCCTCTATTCCAGCCATTTTAGTTAACAAAATTTTATCTCCAACCTTTACTTCTTCTGGTTTTAATGTTTTTACCTTAAGCTGTTTACCTATTGCAGTAGTAGTAATAATCGTCCTATTTACAGCATCTGTTATTTCCGTATGACCTCCTACTATTTCTACATTTAATTCTTTGGAAGCTTGTCCTGCATCATCCATTATTACCTTGATATCATCCTCTTTAATTGATGGTGGAGCCATAATCGTCATAAGTATTGCTACAGGTTCAGCTCCATTAGATGCAACATCGTTACATGAAATATTAACAGCTAATCTCCCTATATTATGTGTTGCACCTGTAATTGGGTCTGTAGACAGTACACAACTATATTTTCCATAATCTATAACTGCACAATCTTCTCCAACTCCAGCCCTAGTTATTACATCCTCTCTTTTGTTTTTTATTCTTGATATAACTAATTTTTCTAATAACTCATTTGGTAGCTTCCCTATTTCCATTCCCTTACCTCCTATCACAAAAAAACCTTTTCCATTCCTTCATAGTCATAATCTTGTGATCTGATACTATTGCTAGTATATTTATATGTTCTGGTGGAATATAATCAAATACTAGAACTTCTGCATCATATCCTTTTTCTTTATCCCTTCTATATTTTAAATTATCAATAAAACTAAGGGATGTAGTCCAATATTTATGTAGTATCTTTTTACCTCTATTATATATGTATTTTTTCGCACACTCAAATCCTTGTACATCTTTAAGAATAAAGGGTTCATAAAGCTCATTAGCAAGATTCTCATTGGCTACCCAACATTTACTAGGGTCTATGTTTATAGCCATTATCACGCTATGAGAATGCCACTGGTGATTTTTATCAAAATTCAAACTAGCAAATATTGCTTTTTCTCTAATGACCCAGTTTGGAATAGTATTAGGTTTATAGGAATCAATATATTTATGGAAATTCAGGTATTTTGATTCATATGTAAACTTATCATCATATCTTATGCCTTTTTTTAATATATTATCAAGGTCATTAATAGGTGCTACATGATAAACCACTTTTGTCTCTGTGTAATCAGGAAATAACAACTCATCATCTCCTTTTTCTTAAACTCTCATATATTATTACAGAGACATTAATTATTTATTCGTAAGAACAAAGTCGACTTTGTCGATTTGTTAGTTAGTAGTTCGTTGTTAGTAGTTAGTAATTTTAGTCAGCTATTTAATCTTAACTTAAAATTTATGATAGTTGACGTGCAAGATAATGTGTCAAAACACTAAAAGAACGATAGATGGTAAATTTTTTGTATTCTTTTCTCTAATTATATAAAGCTTACTGGGGAAAATAATATTAATAATCTCAAATCATAGGAGGTGCTTATACTCAATTGACCATAAACTGTTCAGAGAACTGTATTTATCAAAATGATGGTATTTGTACTCTTACTTATATAACTAAATCTGCAGGA encodes the following:
- a CDS encoding N-acetylmuramoyl-L-alanine amidase family protein, with the protein product MRKIVAIILTIVLLLSMVQGVFADNETKEPEKIEVRVDGKTIMVKKINVLINGEQMKSDVPAMLYDSRTLVPVRFVTEYLGGEVGWDAENYQVSLDIGDKNILLTIDSSKVIIDGEEKKLPYDVPAKIINDRTMVPIRFVAEELGCEVSWDPETWTAIVGMKEEVTDIIVEKKESVLPKVTIKTTGKVEYDEILLEEPYRLVIDIPYTKLNISNEELLDSKGTVNIKVDEYPIKNVRASQFSYEPDITRIVIDLEQFIGYKIETEDNGLQLSFVNKVKDIELEEVEDREGIVIYNTNLPEYNIMRLSNPDRIVVDLMTSLLDSEKLKYDIETDYVKGIRTSQFESDNLYNSEDKIVRVVLDVKENEERPNFMTAIEENKLILYVDDKDFEPINYENDDIYKRLTIKLNKPTTYNVNYSEESKVMEIKMLKDNIDIMTGMQLINDEYINYILVEEQGDYKTITIKYNQNITYKIDSKAEDEEIALKFMGKDERFKDKLIIIDAGHGGKDPGATAPTFKVLEKELNLRVAKELNERLKAAGFKTLMIRETDKYIGLYERADIANESNGDLFISIHFNAHPNQDIKGIQTFYCPSYESTVKSEDNFPVANAIHQEVLKALNANDMGIRRRPELVVVRETKMVAALVELGFLTNPEEEKKILTEEYQEKAVEGMLNGIIRYFEEEVFNHN
- a CDS encoding GerMN domain-containing protein produces the protein MYKKILLIVLVFALSLSFYGCKAIDVMKGLVSEEESEVEIVRSDEEDIEISNDVNMRDTVLYFQNENGYLVPVKREIPWETGIAKAALSNMIADPVVTEDIAQIGLMPIIPAGTEIIGMSINDGLCKVNFTNDILNYQSKKEEENIVKGIVYTLTEFPTIDKVQFMFEGQIINELEYGTKVAQPIERKDINLLDIGANGDSRIVVYYKGTSNGEYEYYVPVTLPISGDNVNVSKALRELFNGPPELTGLYTDIPLGVELSDVSVREGVAYIDINLESNEAISSQVQFDMMSKNIGLTLQQFNDIAGYEILIEGKTLEEAGLEFFEPEGLPVFANEY
- a CDS encoding AIR synthase family protein, yielding MEIGKLPNELLEKLVISRIKNKREDVITRAGVGEDCAVIDYGKYSCVLSTDPITGATHNIGRLAVNISCNDVASNGAEPVAILMTIMAPPSIKEDDIKVIMDDAGQASKELNVEIVGGHTEITDAVNRTIITTTAIGKQLKVKTLKPEEVKVGDKILLTKMAGIEGTSIIASELEETLSTEISQELLKQAKGFINDISVVKEGMICGEIGVKYMHDITEGGVLGAVWEASKAIKKGVLINKTDIPIAESTKKICDFYNIDPLRLISSGSMLIVCGNEKVDIIKQELRKNSIVITVIGEVTESGVFMKDGDEIEEIAPPESDELYKVI